Below is a genomic region from Diabrotica undecimpunctata isolate CICGRU chromosome 7, icDiaUnde3, whole genome shotgun sequence.
AACACCAAGTTATCAAATATCACAAAAGAACCGCATAACAaacataaataacaaaaaacttaCAGAATAAATTGctgatttcaaataaaatatattgtttgtcGTTGTTCACTTCACAACACTCGTGACTTATACAAAACAACTGTCGATTAGTGTGTCTGAACAATAAAATATTACGGCGGCCAGATTTGTATGAAGTGGGGATATACACAGAAATGCATTCCGACAGTGTGGTTCCAAGCAATCACTTCTAGGccgttaacaaaaattattttatttgtggtATCTTCATGGAACCACTGGGCCCCAAAGGGTTAAGATACAGTAACAAtaggaaaaatacaattttgcaatcttcaaaatttgtataatatattaaagaaatgtaATTACCACATATAATAAATAAAGCACAAAAAAAACTGTTGAAAATGTACCGTTTTTTAGCATTCTAGACTATAATAATCCCATGGATCGGTGTTAATAGagcacaaaaatatttattttatatcataAATTGTAATTTGCTtaacagttttttaaattttatatctgataattgcacaatttttttttttaatttttaagacaAAAAGGATGGTTATGTCCAGGTTCCCATGAAATTTTCATTCGCAGTCGACGAAAAACGCAATCCTAATATTTTGGAAGGATGTAGAAATTTGGTTGGAGTCAGCCAGCCATCTTTATGTTTATTAAAGCCATCCACTACATCTGCAGAAAAGTATTTGGCATATCCAAGAAGTTGTAAAGAGATTCAAGAAAACGGTAAGTAAATTTATGAGCTATATTTTATGTTATCTATGTTCGTATATAAAATAGCTAGTAAGGCATTGATATTAACTTATAAAAAGTACCTACTGTTCGTCTTTTTCATATTCTTAGAATGTCCAGTCATCAAATAGATGTTTGCTATTATTGTTGTTTATGATTTTACGAAAGAAAgcggttttaaaaatttattttttcatcatTTCAAACCGTTTGAGTAGATATTTTAGGgatatcttttttatttaattggcTGCGATATGTATCTGTGATTGAACCCATACTAGTTATTTTTGTCATATCACTAATAGACCAAAAATTATTGTTCTTGATtgtgaataataataaataacacgGGTTAACAAGTTAAACCGTGACTTAggctttttatttaaaaaaaaagtccaTTGAGTCATTACGCcaacactgatgacgtaatgtcaaACACATAATATAGCAATTGATaaccatttaaaaattaaaattggcgtgttttaaaattttttccaaaGTAGTCTGTTTCTAAAATATTGAACTTATTCCATACTTTTGCATATGTATCTCTATTTTATGCTTTTGTATAACTTTAACTATAAATGTTCCCTAATTCATCTTAAACTTCTAATTATTTTAACCTTCACTTTaagattttttcattttattcccAATGCAATAAACCAGAAGAATTTCTGGTGtatcttaataaatgtataatagtCCTATAGTCGACACAATTTTTATTATGCAATTGCTTAACCGTTTCAGATATTAAACATCATCatcgaatattattttaatatctacTGCTATTAGCATGGTATTATATACAACTTTAGGATAGTTAtgattaatattcgttctatacgatataaaacagttgaattatttttgtttctaaaggAATTAAGATTTCCCCCGACAGTTGCGATTATTGAGCACTGGTTTAAAGCCAACAAgccttttttgtagaaaaatatacataTCACAATTGCTAGGTATTAATTGTTAGGTATTAATGTTATACTAGGTACCCTAATTATTTCTACAAATAATaatttctctcctataacaaaatatttctttttgttgAATGcatccttttttgagtttttatcGGTTTACAACAAGAATCTTGTTTTCTTAATAATAAGAGTAAACaccaaagaaataataataacaaaaagtttacaaatattggcatttgcagatgatgttaatATCATAGTTAGAAGCAAAAGAGAGGTGATAGAAGCaattaatgcgatagaaagagcagCACAAAACAGAGGCCTaaacattaacgaaataaaaaccaaatacatgaaggccagcaaatcgacaggccaaagaaacctacagaatctgacaataggagactataacatcgaaagcgtgaaaaattttacatatctaggttcactagttaccgcaggtAACAAcctcagtgaagaagttaagagaagaatacatgtcgctaataaaacatataatgaacttattaaacatctaagatctaacaactttacaagaaaaacaaaatgcaaaatatacaagaccttGATAAAACCAGTCTTTGTATATAGATCAGAGAAATGGACACTGTCAAAGGCGATGAGAACCTATAGGTACGTTTGAAcgaaaatccttagacacatatataagggggtgaacgaaaatgacatatggcgcagaagatataattttgaactatacacagcatacaatgaatccgagatcataacatccataaagatcggacgtctacgctggatgggccatgttgaacggatgttggagaGTGAAACACCAAAATATATAATGAGGCACAAACCATTAGGGAGAacgtcaaagggaagacccaaacttagagacatggaacaagtggaacaagatctgaaaacagtATTACCAACTAGAATAACAAAGCAAGGAGCAGAACAGAATgacggaaaatcctagaacaagccagaaACCAGAAATGGCTGTcaagctactgatgatgatgataacaagaatcttaatctatacatattttgcatttatagatcacctgattcttccacggaactattttttccaAACCTGTTAAATTTGCTAGACAAGTTAGCAAAAAGATTCTATGCCGTGAATATTAAATATGCTGTTGCTTttgctacccaattatccttaGTTAATAttttcgaatcgtatggtttcacaatgcacgttaattctcctacaagaattactaaaacaacatctactatAATTGACTATATTGTCTCAGATTGCTCACCacttgatgtacgctctacaattaataatgcaggactatctgatcataaagcagtatataccaaatttaacactcttaacaaacaattctccaaaaacccaacgtttaggtaggattttttccgctcaggactttcgtaaatttcaaaatttgtgcttgacttctgggtggcactttacCTCTGTGGACGTgtactataatttcagtgattttttagatagccTTGTCTCTATTTTCAATAGGGCTTTTCCTTTAATCACAATTAAGTCAAAACCTCACAAATCCTGGAcgaccaaaggtatccgcatatcagccaagaatatgcgttcactaatgtacatcaagaaatttaaaaccaacgtctttgtcactgaatatatctcctaGTACAGAGAAACCTGtctaaaatttatcaaaacagctaaaaaatgtactatcGGAATCGTTTGAAAAGTTctaaaaatattgcaaaagaagcttggtccataataaacgttttttgaaataaaactaacacagcccaaatattttcttttccaaaccctgaaaatctaaatgaatacttcgttaatgtgagtaaaaatataacatcaactattttgccatcTCAAGATCCTATTCCCAATTAAAAAAGGTCTTGACCTCATTCTTTAAAAGACCAGTTGATAGAtttgaactgatccaaacaatcagcaGTATCAAacgcaaatcttcctgtagtactgatgggcTATCCAAAAGAATTTTcataaatctcccaaaaaatgtgttggaagtcctggtctcactaattaacgattcctttaaaAGAGGTATATTTCCATactgcctaaagacagccattattattcctctgtATAAGCGTGGTGAAAAATCAAATGTCTGCAACTATAAATAGACTTATTTCCtcactaccggtcctatccaaaaatTATTGGGAGAGTTTTAAAAGCCCGATTTATGTACATTtttgttgaaaacaacattttatcacaaagtcagcttggttttttatctaataaatatacCAGTGATGCatattttctgtactacatgaggtctatcaagcactaaacaataatctttatactgccactgttttttgtggcTATGACAAAGCTTTTGATTTTGTAAATCacattattttgataaaaaaaactaaaaaaatttttacggAATTTCAATTATTTATTTGAATTGGTTTTAATCTTACTTGAgtaataggaaacaactagttagagcaaatttttctttttgatgatgataccagtattacctggaggaactcaaTATTGCAACTGTTGCAaacatgcaactataacttctaaTCTACTTAAGATAAAAAACTGGTCCTACTTTTACTTTCTTTTTAAGTGGATAAGACGTCTTACCCACGTTTAACGACGGTacaatcaatttagcatcttccaaaataatgaatatggccttccttttttgtgttttagtacagctgcccaatctgatgttattttttgGCAATACAATCTTAATGTTTGTATTATTAGTCAACACAATTTTTACTATGCAATTGCTTAACCGTGTAAGATATTAAACATCATCATCGAATATTATCTTATGTTCTACTATTTTATGCTATAATGTTCTAATTTTTAATTCTTATATTCCTAacagttttaattaatttaaattattattttaggaAATAATAAATCTGGAATATATGAAATTAAGCCCAGGATTAGCAGTAAACCCTTTGCAGTTCTTTGCGACATGGAAATTCAAGGCGGGGGATGGACACATATCCAGAAAAGGTTCGACGGATCTCAAGATTTTTTCCAATTGTGGAGAGATTACAAGTTTGGCTTTGGAAATCTAGATGGAGAGTTCTGGATGGGATTAGAGAACATTTATCACATGACAGGTAAGAATATAGATAATATAAGGATATAAAAACAATGGGCTGGCCGTGAATTTAAGATGGAAGAAAACAGGTGTTAAAAAAACTGCTGAATGCAAAAACACAGAAAAAGAGAGTTATTGTGAGACTAAAAGCGATGGGAGGATGATGTGGATAAGGGCGCTAGAAATCTCCTAGGCAGTCGATCATGAGGGAGAATGGCTACTGACCGTAATAGCAGAGGGTAATAGGCTTTTTGTTGTAACACTCGTCCGGCCAGACAACTGAcagtttttttaaatagtaaaatagTATAGTTAGTATAAGTAGACcactgtaacaaaaacctatatgttttctgcagtcgattttttgaacttaattagttattaacaaattaaggtcaaacaACGGTAAATTTTTGGCTTTTTctgtctatcagcaaaaagtgaagtatttaaaacaaatttaatagtATGAAACTAATAAGTTATATAAAAACCTCCAGAGTGgcgtttttaaatgtttctatccttattttttgcttagaaaattgcaaaataagtcaaaaattttggtttttgtaaatgttaataacgtttttaaaaataaaccttTTACGTTTATATTACACACAATATTGGGTCTTGTGTTgcttaaaatatgtttaaaatttcaAGGCGATCGGTGAAatggtttaaaagttattaaatttgtttattataaattaaattttttgcaacaatataagtcgaAAAATAATGAAGATATAGTAATTATACGGGTAgcttctaaagaaaaatatttattctattaatattattaaaaaaaaaataagaaaaaataatttttaatattccaataatattttgcaaaaatatgtcgattttttgcttataaaaaattagaataactttttaatcaTTGCGTGCAAgaaaatgttttttatatttagaatgcctgtatttttttacaaatttaaaagaaaaccaAATTGACCTATATTACTTTGAAACGAAGTTCTACCTCTGGGTCTAAAATTCTGAGTTAAAGatattttagttctattaaatCCACCCGTTTATGTTACCTTGCTTTTACATATCAACGTAAAATTCACACTTCGCTATTGAAGTGGGACCTATCTGGACCCCAGGCTTTTCCGCCACCCCTCCttatcgtgtgacttacgtgaggaggcttatgatctgacaGATACTTGgggacaccctctgtttttattgactgtggttaagccacctaactATAGTGGTAGCACAAatatcggcttttctccctatttactttactgactattaaatttatttcaaCTTGACATCGGTGTccccaaaaaaaagaaaaaaaagcgtGTGTTCCGAACAGAGAGCCACCAGCCTGGGCTAATGACTCTCTGTCCGAAAAATGTGTGTGCTCGTTCACTCAGCCGCCGAATTGGCAAAATGAATTTTGTTCTCTCCGCCGGCTGAGTGCTGGAGTGGGGTCTGGCCACTGAGCCCATgaatgccgcacatgacctcggtGCTAAGGCTAAGAGTTCGCGCCAGGATCTACATACGATCTGCCTGACATACCTATGCCTATACGGCTGATTTATAATAGGTCTGTTGGACCTTTTATATCTATATATTATTTAAGTACTTTAGAAACATTATTCATTTGATGTTCTCGGTTCGCTAGGCTTTGGTTTTAATTTAGACAGTGAGTgggttttttgatttttataactactactactactactaaactACTACTAAATATACCTTAACtatggggtgtgcattcccataAGGTGTATATTGCTCGCACACTCcccatgtatatatttttttgggtTTTGTTTTTTATCTAATCTAAGCTACTACTAAgtgtgcgtgtgttggggtgTCCATTGCTCTAACACACCTTGGTGTATATTATTCTTATATAATATCTTTTTAGTCTTACCAGACTGTGACTGAATTGCTACAACCATCCAAACTCATCCAACCAACCATCTCTTGattgttcttttgtttatttctattctaatattaaattatttactaaGTAATATGAGCCGAATAATATTTTACTCTAAATTGAATTCTTTATTGTATTATTTCAGGATTTGAAGCCAATGAACTGTTAATAGAACTTATTGATAAGGAAAAGAAAACAGCACATGCCCATTATACATCATTTGCCATAGGCCCTGAAAAGGATGGGTACAAATTGACTGTACTTAGTGGATATTCAGGAGGCGCGGGTGATGGATTAACAGCACATTTAAATGCAAAATTTTCTACTTCAGATATGGATCTGGATGAAAACTCCGGCAGTTGTGCTAAAAGTTATGGTaaataatatttacttatattatatattattaactcTGTGATTTTATTAACTAGAGTCCAGTTTTCCTGTATTAAGTAAAATGAACTACTATCTTTATTGGTAATTAACCACAATTTCTAcatatattgttattattataccACAAGTCTTCTTCtacttcgcgtgccatatcagatttatccgacgttggcgatcaccattgtgaaggcttctcgatcttctgcaatatgaaataattgtcctgcatttggtatctgagtccattcacgattgttttttaaacaagaaaCTTGTttccttcctacacctctacggtcCTCTATTTTGTCTTTAAGGTTCAagtgtaatattttatatcgacttccccttagtATATGTCCCAGAttagacatttttcgatgtttagcAGTCTTTGTacacacctaaatatgaagacaaaaacgcagatttataaaacattagtgcgaagtattatgacatacggggctgaaaattggatcataaacaagaaaaacagcagtaagatagtagcaacagagatggaatgcctgcgaagatgctgcagagtaacaagaatggataggagaagtaatgacgaaataaagcaaagaacatcaatagaaacagacatactaacattatatagaacaaaaaagattaaagtggtatggacatgtaataagaactagcgacagcagatggataaagagaatagccgaatggagccccataggaaggaggaaaagaggacgaccccgaaaatcctggaggaacgaagtagacgcaGCCATGAGTAAAAGAttactaaacgatggagaatggaacaacagagagagatagaaacggttgagcgagggaaggcagtgaatactgtagaatccctaaatatatatatatatatatatatatatatatatatatatagcagtcTTTatcagttctctatctttgttgacgctccttagtacttcttcattagttttccttgctgtccaaggtatcttccgcattcgtctatgaacccacatttccaatgcttcaagtttgttcatgatcgatacttttagcgtccacacttttgcactatacaaaagtacggaccgaACAttacacttaaccattctttgccttagttctaaactgagacggttattgcaaagaaatgacttcattttcatgaaagtagttttagtcattgctattctacgttttatttctgtctggatctagttggtccattatcacagttcccaaatatatCATTTTGTGAACTATCTCAACTTGGACTTAGTTTAATTGAAgttttgcatcgggatgtgggtcacgaccaaacactaaaaatttggttgtgtttgagtttattttattgctcatttcctctcctacctcgtgaataagatcaagcagaatttgaagACCTGCAATAATATCTgatagaattactgtatcgtctgcatatctaatcacattaagtagtttaCCAACATACCtcaagtagaagactttaaaatgatcgGGTCAATATTTTTGTGGTGCGTTTTTGGGACAAGTTCGTTGGCGGATAGTTCATttaattacatgaaatcaactttccCTTGAGAATACATACCTGTCAGAAAAAATTCTAGTCTAAGATTTGTCTTTAAACAAGTAATTAACTTAAAGCAAAAACTACCAGAATGACAAGAAAAACTAACAAAACAAAGCAGACAGTGACAGGATTGGCAGAGGAATGACGTATTAAAAAACTGTCACGAAAGGAAACGAAAATAAAGTTAAAGGAGTAGTAGCTTTACTGATAAATCGAAAAGTAACATTTAGAAACAAGATAGTAGAATCCAACGGAAGTGAAACCAAAAACATAAGTAACAAGTAATTAAGAAATTGAAGAAAGCAAGAGGAGCTCCATGCTTCAACAATATACCGGCCGAATTTCTTAAGTACAGTTTTTACTGTCTTGCTAAGTAGATACGAATCTATTTTGTGAAAGTAAGCAAATATATACTAGCAATAATAACTCTATAGAAATAACTACTAGTTTAATTTTTACTCATTCCAGTCATATCTTGATTCAGTCTCTCGTTGAATATATTAATTCTAGATAAGAAAACTAACGATTTTCCCATGAAACTCTTTAatacatttatgttttttaattaccGTATTGTCAAATTCTATTACAAGCCTAAGAAGGTATCTATAAAATCCTGGCATCCATTGGTAGCGGAAATCTTTTTAAAGTAAGCTAATGTCACGGAGAAAGGCGCTCTGACATTTTCTGTCAAAGTATGACACTAGACCAGAAGACTTCAGGGAAGAGGAGGATTAACCGTGTttcggctaaaaccttaaccacagCTCCAAGTAGTGGTCTTAACACTCAATACAAAACTAAAATCCATATTTTAGTTATAAATAGTTATCTTTATAAAAGAATAACTGCATTATATTAAGTTAAATTTACAACTAGCTGTACAtattaccaaaaataaaaaaatgagcaTAATAACCGCCTACtaccaatagaaacaaaacaaggaAATCTTTCCGTAAGGCTATGAAATAATTTCGATACTTACCGGTTTCTGGCTTTCGAGATAAAAAGAAACAAGATTTTAGAAACCTACAACTCAATTTCCTCCTTTGTGCTCTCCCCATTCTTTCTCTTCTCTCATTATTACGTTTACCATGTTTCTTTTATTTAGCCTAGAACCCACTCGCTTCTAGaagtttttctcttatttgtaCACCTCTGACAGTTGAAAAAGTGGGCGGAAGTGTCCGGCACCTCATAAACAACACAGTACGCCGAGACATATTTATCTATCCTATTTGTGAAGGTGATATCTTAAAGGAAcaactataaatatatatatatatatatatatatatatcctctaaaaaAACAGCTGATCTGGTAGATTGGTAGATGAAAAGGGGGGTTGAGAAatccaagtgtactctgttcaacagttcattatatttcgccaattttcattggcttCATCAGATGAGAGgtacaattatttaaaatatggtaaaatacaatttagtAGTTGTTTGTAAAGATATAAATACCCCATGGGAAGCCCCAGTACAGAAGATAATCTAGCGGAAAAATAAAGATAACCATAACTTCAAAAAACTAAGTAAGAAAACAGCAACTGGTAAAAAAAAGGGGGCGAAAATTGGCTCCTAATAAGAAAAAGGTAGTAAAGAGTGCAAGAAAAAACAGAAAccaaaaaaatctaaataaaagaaaaacaggaTAGCCGATGATGTGAAAGAGCCGGTGAAGGAGATGTAAAAGTATAAGATCAAAATCTTAGCGTTACAAGAAATTTAATGGAAATATCAAAGGGcaatagtaaaaaagaaatacaCAGTGTTTTATTCCGGAGGGTCATAATGGTATAGTTTTCCTAATTAGCAGGAAACTAAGGGAATAGGTAATAGAGCGATAGATAGCAATCTAATTTTACATTCTTTAATGCATATGCTCCGACTGAGAATGccaaagaagaagacaaaaatgAGTTTAACAAGAAACTCCAAAAAAATGATATACCAAAATATACCCAAGAATGGGAGATTAATTTTACTAGGAGATTTTAACGCAATGCTAGAATCAGACATAAATAAAGACGTAGCTGGAAAGAAAACTCTCCACACAATTACGAAAACTAACGGGAGAATGCTTTGTAACCTTGCCGCAGCAACAGacacatttatttattattagcatacactttaaatacaaaaaaacaactGGGGGTATTTAAATAGATcatattttgatataaaaaaagaagaagaacaactgaAGATGTCAGGTCATATCGGGGTGCAAACGCAGACTCTGACCACTTTCTGATAAAAGGaaatgtgaaaataaaaataataaaaatgaaatgaaaaaatgaaaTGTAGGGAAACTAGAGTCAGATACTATGGTATTGCGTCTCACTTATgccatttttgataaaaaaactaaatagtttggataaaaactaaaaatacttTAGAGATTTTCTGGGCAACAAACAAAGAAATGGCTAAGGGAAAAGGAATCTGTCTTACATTGGTAACTGGCCTAGGCCAGCAACTTTGGCATTAGATGTAACAATTTAAAACATTTCCAGCCACGTTGTTGGGAGATAGTTGCAAGAATATTAACAAGCCACACGTTGGGCGCCAGTTGTAATCGatttaatttgcctaccacattgggggtcacttgtaacaatatataattgcttATAAGGAGCTAAATGTGGAGACTGAGCAAATAATGGGCtaaagatagggtaagcaaataaactgAAACGTTTGCAAGCGGCTACTCTTGTTTTGTTTGGAGAGTTGTGGTCATGAATAAGGTTTCTTTATTTGAGGAACTggaaggggtaactacaaagaaataaaccaaaaaaatacttacagagatttccTGGGCTAAACTATATAAATTGGACaccgtttaaaagaatcctcttgctggatagaaagaaaggcttttctttcctaaaaaatgtttaaggataaaaatctttttaaaagaaataattttaaactcctggtttaaagagaaacatcacatatttattaatattttacattaacAGTTATTACacacaatattaacaaaatttatcaacaaaccttacattggcgctatttgtagcaatttaaataattattataaattaaaacatcctaattttGATCAATATTACTTACATTGAGTTTAACCTTTAAACAAAgcagaatttaaaattttggttatgtaccaaatgacagaaaaggataataccaaatgacagaaaaggataatactgactgtcatattatgtcgaaatgaaatatcaaaccttgttgaaacaataattaaatattaaagataactttatttaaaagaatataacAATTACTTGGGATTGGATACAAATCAAACAAACTATCCCACACAAACTGCAAATGGTCTGGGGTGACCCTTGGAAACACAAAATGGACAAATCTTGGGGAGGTCAAACATTAACTTGGGCTTCGCGGATTATCCTGGATCATAACAAAATGTATTCTTCAAAAGTCGGCTAATTAATTCTtacttaaaaccatgtggacttCCTAAGACGTTGAAAACGATGTTTTACAAAGTCCTCACATAGGACACAGCACAACAAATCGGTGATTAAATAACTCTCTGAACACAGCCTGCCAAATAGCATTTTGAGTATAAATTCACTTCTTAACTCATACAATCAAGCAAAAAATTGCCGGTTATGAAATACTACATACCGAATCCGAATCCAAACTACTTCTCCAAACTGCTACTACACTTTACTATTTTTCGATGACAAAAAACGAATAACGAATAACCATAACGAATTTTAACAAAATCCGGACCCAAAACAGTTAAACTGACTGATTTTGGCAGCGGTTCTACGGGGAGTGATATAATCCTCTCAAACTCGGTCTCTTGTCAGCACCCATTTTCTCATAAACTTAAGtggaaatatatatttatttcacGCGCAATATTAGTCAGAATCAAGATCAAAACAAATACCAATCTGTGTTTtataaacaagaataaaaatgtttatatt
It encodes:
- the LOC140446806 gene encoding microfibril-associated glycoprotein 4-like, with product MISVAIVFLICASFAENAVYVGRGYDTDDDPLNIKITKLLDVNLESKPSSWKNDLSRFYQPHREENDIDKKDGYVQVPMKFSFAVDEKRNPNILEGCRNLVGVSQPSLCLLKPSTTSAEKYLAYPRSCKEIQENGNNKSGIYEIKPRISSKPFAVLCDMEIQGGGWTHIQKRFDGSQDFFQLWRDYKFGFGNLDGEFWMGLENIYHMTGFEANELLIELIDKEKKTAHAHYTSFAIGPEKDGYKLTVLSGYSGGAGDGLTAHLNAKFSTSDMDLDENSGSCAKSYEGGWWYKNCFTSCLNGKYSNVIVPDAIKYHGINWNGFRSKEYNLSGSRIMIRPIGS